A genomic region of Cydia strobilella chromosome 12, ilCydStro3.1, whole genome shotgun sequence contains the following coding sequences:
- the LOC134746218 gene encoding uncharacterized protein LOC134746218 produces the protein MAHTYIKCAGKGLILRGEKKIYAKPEFTYKREYYLEQLEQINITKATIIAAIIEIRALWEYVINIAFHNYSHIYSQLKYPLLDQEKVMCQKHSESIAVYDKITGEWLVVPSEPPYQFCYDGKDFIDFSIAKKEKGGWRFLLVGKFTRMMQEPNLVTQTATCRAYFHEFEVPNIRLIVGVPGCGKTRYIIKNHNPGSLVLTSGKEAAEDIRKRMAENNEFPQSNYSRSYRTIDSYLINKRERYVDVWVDEALMEHPGKLFLVCLFSRCRNLYLLGDPNQLGYINRTDVTLRYDKSSMFFKPTETLNVSYRCPVDVMAILSKRCDYAGCVYSASNILRSLKCKIFTSLKDVPRSEGTKYLVFKQAEKKQMKEAGYDVSTVHEYQGKEAARVVIVKMSCNSRETQSESVRHLVVAMSRHRESLVYYSPVRDSLRKLMETRLTDEELRSHQKSLSSYLTPVKHGITIISGMVRTAYYCGCVVVCWFLIVIVWFRNDRQIRNNNRRYKN, from the coding sequence ATGGcccatacatatataaaatgtgCAGGAAAAGGGCTCATATTGCGGGGCGAAAAGAAAATATACGCAAAACCTGAATTTACCTATAAGCGCGAGTACTATTTGGAACAATTGGAACAAATCAACATTACAAAGGCAACAATAATCGCTGCTATCATAGAAATTAGAGCATTATGGGAATATGTCATAAATATCGCTTTTCATAACTATTCGCACATATATTCACAGTTGAAATATCCATTATTGGACCAGGAAAAGGTGATGTGCCAGAAGCACAGTGAGAGCATTGCAGTGTACGATAAAATAACAGGAGAGTGGCTCGTCGTTCCAAGCGAACCACCATATCAATTTTGTTACGACGGAAAAGACTTCATAGATTTTTCAATTGCTAAAAAAGAGAAAGGGGGCTGGAGGTTCCTGCTTGTGGGGAAATTTACAAGAATGATGCAAGAACCGAACTTGGTGACACAAACTGCTACTTGTCGGGCATATTTTCATGAATTCGAAGTGCCGAATATTAGACTGATTGTCGGCGTGCCTGGCTGCGGGAAGACAAGGTACATTATCAAGAACCATAACCCGGGCAGTCTGGTGCTCACGTCCGGTAAGGAGGCAGCTGAAGATATCCGGAAGCGTATGGCCGAAAATAATGAATTTCCGCAATCTAATTACAGTCGATCGTACAGGACGATTGACTCATACTTAATAAACAAGCGAGAGAGGTATGTCGACGTGTGGGTAGACGAGGCGCTGATGGAACACCCCGGGAAACTATTCCTCGTGTGCCTGTTCAGCCGCTGCCGAAACTTATACTTGCTGGGCGACCCGAACCAGCTCGGATATATCAACAGGACTGACGTAACATTGCGATATGACAAGTCTTCCATGTTCTTCAAGCCTACCGAAACCTTAAACGTTTCTTACAGGTGTCCTGTCGACGTAATGGCCATCTTGTCTAAAAGATGTGACTACGCCGGCTGCGTGTATTCAGCGTCGAATATTTTGCGCAGTTTGAAGTGTAAAATTTTTACATCGCTTAAAGATGTTCCGAGATCGGAAGGTACAAAATATCTGGTGTTTAAGCAGGCTGAGAAGAAACAAATGAAGGAGGCTGGATACGACGTGTCGACCGTGCACGAGTACCAGGGCAAGGAGGCAGCGCGTGTAGTTATAGTGAAGATGTCGTGCAACTCACGGGAGACACAGAGCGAGTCTGTGCGACACCTGGTGGTGGCCATGTCGCGACATAGAGAATCGCTCGTGTACTACTCGCCGGTGAGAGATAGCCTCAGAAAACTTATGGAAACGCGATTGACTGATGAGGAGCTTAGAAGTCATCAAAAGTCGCTTTCGTCTTATCTCACACCTGTAAAACACGGTATTACAATAATAAGTGGAATGGTTCGTACTGCCTATTATTGTGGTTGTGTTGTGGTTTGTtggtttttaattgttattgtttggtttAGGAATGATAGACAAATACGTAATAACAATAGGAggtataaaaattaa